The genomic region AGCAGCGAACTTGATTGTTCCTTTAATTTCAATATCAGTCGCAAGATAATTTTTGTTCAATTCGGGAGGCATAAATTTAGATTTTCCTTTGAGTAATTTTCTAGCATTTTTGTTAATTCACTTTGAACCATGTGTCAAGGTGATAAAGCCCTAAATCTCAAACTCTTAAACAATATTTTTCTCTTTACATGTAAAAAGTTGTAAAAGTTTCCTAAAATGGCTAATATTTTGACATGTCTAACCCAAAGCGGGCTGCACAAGCTGCAAAAATCATTGCGACCCCACAAAATTACAAGGTTTGTGAGGGCTGCGAGTCTATTGTAGGTGAAAGTGCGGCTTTCTGCCCAAATTGTAATGGTTACCGTTTTGACTCCGCTGCCGACAGGGTCGTAGCCCAAGCAAAATTACTCGCCACCCGTGACCGCACCTCGGTTCTCTTAAGCGACTTGGACTGATTTTTGCCGCCGTGTGGAAAATTGAATTTCATTCCCATTGTAACGAAGACCCGAAAGATTACATATCCTATTCGGCTGAAGATCTTATTAACGTTTGTATCTCCCACGGTTACCACGGTCTCGCTATTACCATGCACGGTTCATTACTGACCCGGCAGGCCGCTTACGATTATGCTCGGAGTAAAAATTTCCTACTGATTCCTGGAATCGAGAAGTGGATCGAAGGCAAAGAAGTCCTGCTCTATAACGTCACGGAGCAGGAAGTCTCCGGAAAAATGGATTTTAATGCCCTGCGCAATTTGCGTGAAAAAAGGGGAAATGAAATTTTCGTGATGGCACCCCATCCTTACTTTCCGGGGAAACAATGCCTCCACCACAAACTCACTGATCATATCGACCTCTTCGACGCTATCGAACACTGTAATTTTTATTTAAGCCCGCTTAATTTTAACCGTAAAGCCGTGCGAGTGGCCCGGCGATACAATAAACCCATCGTCGCAACCGGTGACATCCACCATCTGCCAAACCTTAACCGGAGCTATTGCCTTGTTGATTCCCCGGAACTTTCCATCCCCTCCATTTTTAATTCCCTCCGTGAAAATAAAATCACTAATACCCACCGCCCTATCCATGTGCATGAGTTAACCGCCGGAATCACCGGAATGATCCACGATAAAATCCGGCGTGTGCTGGGTGTTCCTAACCATTAAAAACAATACTTGATCCGTTTCCCATGGCCTCCTTGAAAACATCCCCTATCATCCGTGTCCTCTCTTATGCAAAAGGTCACAAACGAATGGTCGTCTTGACCCTTTTTTGCGCCCTGACCACGACCGTGATGGGTTTTGTCTATCCTAATGTCACGGAGATCATGATCGACCGTGTCATCCGTGCAAAAGAATATCACTTATTCATCCCGATCCTTGCCGCAGCCTTCGGCGCCTTTCTCCTCAGTGACATCATGAACGGACTGAGGATTATTTTTAATAACACTCTGGAACAACGCATCGCCGCCGATTTGCGCTTAGACCTTTATGCGAAGCTCCAGAAATTCTCCGTGAAATATTTTGACGAGCGCAGCACCGGCCAGATCATGACCAGGATGCAAGATGACGTCGTTAATCTCGAACGCGTCCTGGTCGATGGGACCGAACAAGGATTAGTCCTCGCTCTCCAGATACTCGGGGTCGGGGCCATGCTTTTCCTGACTAACTGGACATTAGCCCTCTACGCCATGATCCCCATGCCTTTTCTGGCGCTCGCTGTGGCATGGTATACAAAACGGGCCCATAAGCTTTACTCGCTCAACGCCAAAAAACGCGATAACCTCGCCTCCCTCCTCCATGATAATATCCAGGGCATGCGCCAAATCAAAACCTTCGGGCGCGAGGATTATGAAATTAAACGTTTTGGTGAACGCCTCAAACAGTATTTCCAGGTCGTCCTCAAGCTGATGAAAACCTGGGCGATTTATTCCCCTCTGACAAATTTCATCCGTTCAACCGGCCTGGTCATCATTCTCGGGATCGGATCAAAATACGTCATGGACGGACGGATGGAAGTCGGCCAGCTCGTTAAATTCCTACTTTTCCTGAATATGTTTTATGAACCAATCAATAGGCTCCATCCCCTTAACCAACTCCTCCAATCCGCTCGCGCTTCAGGAAAAAGAGTTTTTGAAATCCTCGACGAAAAACCCCAGATCGTTGACCAACCCACGGCAATCAGCCTTTTTGGGGATTTGGAAGTCGGCCCCACCACAAAAAACCCTTATGGCCGGGCAAAAGGGGACGTGCGGTTCAATGACGTTTCATTCAGTTATAACGAGGATAAACTCACTTTGCATGGCATCCATTTTACCGCCCACGCAGGTCAAACCATTGCTTTGGTCGGGCCCACAGGCGCCGGGAAATCCACACTGGTTAATTTACTCCCCCGTTTCCATGACGTGACCGGCGGTCAGATCATGATCGATGGGAGGGATCACAGGGAATATACCCTCACCGCCCTGCGCCAGCAGATCGGTCTGGTCTCACAAGAACCTTTCCTCTTTAACGGCACCATCCGTGACAATGTCATGTATGGTCGCCTGGATGCCAGCGAGGAAGATTTATCCCGATCACTCAAAGACGCTAATGCTTTTGATTTCGCGATGGATTTCACACATAAACTCGACACGGTCGTCGGGGAACGCGGGGTCAAGCTCAGCGTCGGGGAAAAACAACGCCTTTCCATCGCCCGCGCCTTACTCAAAGATCCCCCCATCCTGATCCTCGACGAGGCGACCGCTAGTGTGGATACAGTCACTGAAGCATTAATCCAAGAAGCCCTCCACAAGCTCATGCTCAACCGGACCACCTTTGTCATCGCCCACCGCCTCAGCACCATCAAACAAGCCGATATGATCCTCGTGATCGACGACGGTACGATCATTGAGCGCGGCACACATACGGAACTCCTCGCCCTCAAAGGCAAATACGCCCGCCTGATCGAAGTCCAAGCTTCGATTTAATTTCCCGTAGAGTGGCAATTCGCCCCTGCGGGGCCCGCCGTAAAGCAAGACTGATGATAGGAACAACGGGGAAACTCACGCAATTTGTCCGGAGGTAAACCCCAAACTCACACAATTTGCGCAGGGACAGGGAATCATGGCGTTTGGACAGCCATTTCCGGATTCATCTACGCAATTTGCACCATATCCCCGGGTGTGACCCATTGGAATAAGGTCAAGATGTCATGATTCGTCAGCCGGATACAACCGTGTGAAGATGGGGTTCCAATCAATGACTCTTGGTTAGTACCGTGGAAATAGATATAGCGCTCCATGGTATTGGCATTTTGCAGCTCTAGGCCTTGGAGCCAGAGGATCCGGGTCAGGATCAGATCCTCATCCGGAGCAAATTGCGCGGGAGATCCAGCCGACCAGATTTGTCCCGTCCACTCTCGGCCTTTGAGGACTGCGCCGAGGGGTAACCCTTCCCCCATTTTCTGGGCTACCACAAAAAGCCCCGTGGGTGTCTTGAAACTTCCTTCTTCACTGCCAAGACCAAATCTCGAGGTGGCTACAGGCAAACGGAGGAAAACCACCCCTTGCGGATCACGTACCTCGACTGTTTGCGAGGTCACATTGACAAGGATTTTTATGACTTGAGGGTTTTGCGTGGAAGACATAGTCTTGATTGTTAGAACAAATCCGGTCATTCTTCACGTGCAAAATGGTGGAATAAATTATTCCCCGTCCTGAATCGACTAATACACCTATATACTCATGAAAAAAACAAACCTTCACATCGCCATCGTCGGAGCCACGGGAGCCGTGGGTATCGACATGATTGAAACCCTTGAACGCCGCAAATTCCCTGTCGGCAAGCTCACCCTGCTCGCATCCGCCAGGTCCGCCGGAAAAAAGCTCAAATTCAAAGGTCAAGACATCACGGTGGAGGAATTAAAACCCTCCTCATTTGAAGGAGTGGATATCGCCCTTTTCAGTGCCGGGGGCGAGATTTCAAAAGAATATGCCCCCATCGCAGTAAAAGCCGGGGCTGTGGTGGTGGATAATTCCAGCGCATTCCGCATGGATGATTCAGTCCCCTTGGTCGTGCCTGAAATCAACGGGGCTGCTGTCGCCGGGCACAAAGGCATTCTTGCGAATCCGAACTGCACCACAGCCATCACATTAATGGCGGTTCATCCCCTCCACAAAGCTTTCGGCCTCAAAAAGCTCATTATCTCGACCTACCAAGCCGCAAGCGGCGCAGGGGCCCAGGCGATGGAAGAGCTTAAATCACAAATTGCCGAAATCGCCCAAGGCAAAACCCCGACTGTAAAAGTCCTGCCCAAACAAATTGCTTACAATGTCGTGCCCCAAGTCGACGTCTTTCTGGAAGATGGTTACACCAAGGAAGAGATGAAGCTCCAGAATGAAGGCCGTAAAATCATGGGCCTGCCTGGATTAAAAGCCACCG from Verrucomicrobiota bacterium harbors:
- a CDS encoding PHP-associated domain-containing protein, translating into MWKIEFHSHCNEDPKDYISYSAEDLINVCISHGYHGLAITMHGSLLTRQAAYDYARSKNFLLIPGIEKWIEGKEVLLYNVTEQEVSGKMDFNALRNLREKRGNEIFVMAPHPYFPGKQCLHHKLTDHIDLFDAIEHCNFYLSPLNFNRKAVRVARRYNKPIVATGDIHHLPNLNRSYCLVDSPELSIPSIFNSLRENKITNTHRPIHVHELTAGITGMIHDKIRRVLGVPNH
- a CDS encoding L,D-transpeptidase; translated protein: MSSTQNPQVIKILVNVTSQTVEVRDPQGVVFLRLPVATSRFGLGSEEGSFKTPTGLFVVAQKMGEGLPLGAVLKGREWTGQIWSAGSPAQFAPDEDLILTRILWLQGLELQNANTMERYIYFHGTNQESLIGTPSSHGCIRLTNHDILTLFQWVTPGDMVQIA
- a CDS encoding aspartate-semialdehyde dehydrogenase, whose product is MKKTNLHIAIVGATGAVGIDMIETLERRKFPVGKLTLLASARSAGKKLKFKGQDITVEELKPSSFEGVDIALFSAGGEISKEYAPIAVKAGAVVVDNSSAFRMDDSVPLVVPEINGAAVAGHKGILANPNCTTAITLMAVHPLHKAFGLKKLIISTYQAASGAGAQAMEELKSQIAEIAQGKTPTVKVLPKQIAYNVVPQVDVFLEDGYTKEEMKLQNEGRKIMGLPGLKATATCVRVPVLRAHSVSVTAEFEKPVTVAAAREVLANAPGIELIDDPANKVYPMPIEYSGKDNCAVGRIRKDLVFDNGLTFWVVGDQLLKGAALNAVQIAEELIA
- a CDS encoding ABC transporter ATP-binding protein, coding for MKTSPIIRVLSYAKGHKRMVVLTLFCALTTTVMGFVYPNVTEIMIDRVIRAKEYHLFIPILAAAFGAFLLSDIMNGLRIIFNNTLEQRIAADLRLDLYAKLQKFSVKYFDERSTGQIMTRMQDDVVNLERVLVDGTEQGLVLALQILGVGAMLFLTNWTLALYAMIPMPFLALAVAWYTKRAHKLYSLNAKKRDNLASLLHDNIQGMRQIKTFGREDYEIKRFGERLKQYFQVVLKLMKTWAIYSPLTNFIRSTGLVIILGIGSKYVMDGRMEVGQLVKFLLFLNMFYEPINRLHPLNQLLQSARASGKRVFEILDEKPQIVDQPTAISLFGDLEVGPTTKNPYGRAKGDVRFNDVSFSYNEDKLTLHGIHFTAHAGQTIALVGPTGAGKSTLVNLLPRFHDVTGGQIMIDGRDHREYTLTALRQQIGLVSQEPFLFNGTIRDNVMYGRLDASEEDLSRSLKDANAFDFAMDFTHKLDTVVGERGVKLSVGEKQRLSIARALLKDPPILILDEATASVDTVTEALIQEALHKLMLNRTTFVIAHRLSTIKQADMILVIDDGTIIERGTHTELLALKGKYARLIEVQASI